A genomic segment from Osmerus mordax isolate fOsmMor3 chromosome 5, fOsmMor3.pri, whole genome shotgun sequence encodes:
- the nkx1.2la gene encoding NK1 transcription factor related 2-like,a, producing the protein MLDSKESGVRMSAHRISFSIIDILDPQKFNSKRIGAAKEKFWSPNAEDASLKADGGSGGELTVERVKTEEETQTDSATDATRQAANDCTLSEGPTNDPAPCLTEDLDDEESGGTGAVNPVSPDPSHKRRRSDHGSAKPRRARTAFTYEQLVALENKFRATRYLSVCERLNLALSLSLTETQVKIWFQNRRTKWKKQNPGADSTMQPVSNSIISVSPSPVTCGSNPASYQTFPSFSSGNIIFHSTGAVPLSSTGGLLHPFMHNGYLQPPYFTPHL; encoded by the exons ATGCTGGATTCCAAGGAGTCTGGAGTGAGAATGTCCGCACATAGGATTTCGTTTTCCATCATTGATATATTGGATCCACAAAAATTCAATAGCAAAAGGATAGGCGCTGCCAAAGAGAAGTTTTGGTCACCAAATGCAGAAGACGCAAGTTTGAAAGCGGACGGTGGCTCAGGTGGAGAACTGACGGTGGAGCGCGTGAAAACAG AGGAAGAAACGCAGACGGACTCAGCAACGGATGCCACGCGCCAGGCTGCCAACGACTGTACACTTTCAGAAGGTCCCACGAATGACCCAGCGCCTTGTCTTACAGAAGATCTGGACGATGAGGAAAGCGGTGGCACCGGAGCCGTTAACCCAGTATCACCTGACCCTTCTCACAAGCGGCGGCGCTCTGACCACGGCAGCGCCAAGCCGCGGCGAGCCAGGACAGCGTTCACTTATGAACAACTGGTAGCTCTGGAGAACAAATTCCGCGCCACGCGATATCTGTCCGTGTGCGAAAGACTCAACCTGGCGCTCTCCCTCAGTCTAACCGAAACCCAGGTTAAGATTTGGTTCCAGAACCGAAGAACCAAGTGGAAAAAGCAGAACCCAGGCGCAGACAGCACTATGCAGCCCGTCTCAAACTCTATAATCAGTGTCAGCCCAAGTCCAGTAACCTGTGGGTCGAATCCTGCCAGTTACCAGACTTTTCCATCCTTCAGTTCTGGTAATATAATTTTCCATTCGACGGGTGCAGTTCCCCTATCGTCCACAGGAGGGCTTCTGCATCCCTTTATGCACAACGGATATCTACAACCACCCTACTTCACTCCACATTTATAA
- the LOC136943338 gene encoding carbohydrate sulfotransferase 15-like — protein MYVECLFKSSLVSASLCPFPSSHPPCKMSHTNYKYRALPQTDYKYGAAAQEVENHRKKSAMPCEGDGPISLFTVPEVKQVAMRSPDFVRSITKIKLLSFLLGLTLMFLVMTSYILTWDKKGRQVTPSPVHLTPTTVHFSNLPSSRTPPVGEVDLELLMETVGLKLRISSPRRVPALKDVLHSDLHLFSVIPRQFLPNVKSPCWYEEHVGNTSADVYDKNLYAPHSVNFRTVCDHLRRDFREHLYHNNSKLYRLRCLPYFYIIGQPKSGTTDLYHRLMLHPEVRFSTMKEPHWWTRKRFGIIRLKDEARDRFPVEDYIDLFDLAAYHIQDGFLGNASDGHSNQQIVTGEASASTMWDSLAGSCSHGDGGGWEPHFLVQDFIHAAQPDAKLIIMLRDPVERLYSDYLYFHLVNKSAERFHHKVCESLQMFQSCLAESSIRSCIYNTHLFYHMPVRLSLGLYIIYLLDWLTVFHKDQILILRLEDYAANLRTSMHRVFDFLSLSPLSEHRELLLAKKPMSNTRRAQDRSLGPMLALTRSILQRFYQPFNQHLAQLLDNQAFLWTDT, from the exons ATGTATGTTGAATGCCTCTTCAAGTCAAGCCTTGTTAGTGCTTCCCTCTGCCCCTTCCCTTCATCACATCCTCCCTGCAAAATGTCTCACACAAACTACAAATACAGAGCCCTTCCTCAAACAGACTACAAATATGGCGCAGCCGCACAGGAAGTAGAGAATCACAGGAAGAAGTCAGCAATGCCATGCGAGGGAGACGGCCCCATCAGTCTGTTCACAGTTCCGGAGGTCAAGCAGGTTGCTATGCGGTCACCGGACTTCGTGAGGAGCATCACAAAGATCAAGCTCCTCAGTTTTCTGTTGGGATTAACCCTCATGTTCCTGGTTATGACCTCATACATCCTGACCTGGGACAAGAAGGGACGCCAAGTGACCCCGTCACCGGTCCACCTCACACCCACCACGGTCCACTTCAGCAAcctcccctccagcaggaccCCCCCTGTGGGAGAGGTGGACCTGGAGCTCCTGATGGAGACTGTGGGCCTCAAGTTACGAATCAGCAGTCCCAGGAGGGTTCCTGCTCTGAAGGATGTTCTTCACTCTGATCTTCAC TTGTTCTCGGTCATTCCCCGACAGTTCTTACCCAACGTCAAGAGTCCGTGTTGGTACGAAGAGCACGTTGGAAACACCAGCGCAGACGTGTACGATAAAAACCTTTACGCGCCGCACTCGGTGAACTTCCGAACCGTCTGCGACCATCTGAGGAGAGATTTCCGTGAGCACCTGtatcacaacaacagcaaacTCTACAGGCTACGCTGCCTGCCGTACTTCTATATTATCGGCCAGCCCAAAAGTGGAACCACGGATCTTTACCACAGACTCATGCTTCACCCTGAGGTCCGGTTCTCCACCATGAAAGAACCACACTGGTGGACCAGGAAGAGGTTTG GTATCATCCGTCTCAAAGATGAGGCCAGAGATCGTTTCCCTGTGGAGGACTACATAGACCTCTTTGATCTGGCAGCTTACCACATCCAGGATGGCTTTCTGGGAAATGCATCAGATGGCCACAGCAATCAGCAGATTGTCACAg gtgaaGCCAGTGCATCCACCATGTGGGACAGTCTAGCTGGGAGCTGTTCCCACGGTGACGGAGGAGGCTGGGAGCCACACTTCCTGGTTCAGGACTTCATCCATGCCGCCCAACCGGACGCTAAACTCATAATCATGCTGAGAGACCCGGTAGAAAG GTTGTACTCAGACTACCTGTACTTCCACTTAGTGAACAAGTCAGCGGAGCGCTTCCACCACAAAGTGTGTGAGTCTCTGCAGATGTTCCAGTCCTGCCTGGCTGAGAGCTCCATACGCTCCTGCATCTACAACACCCATCTGTTCTACCACATGCCT GTGCGACTCAGTCTTGGACTCTACATCATCTACCTGCTGGACTGGCTGACTGTTTTCCACAAGGATCAGATTTTAATTCTGCGTCTGGAGGATTATGCTGCCAATCTCAGAACATCCATGCACAGGGTCTTCGACTTCCTGAGTCTAA GCCCTttatcagagcacagagagctgCTGCTAGCTAAGAAGCCCATGTCCAACACACGCAGGGCGCAGGATCGGAGCCTGGGCCCCATGCTGGCCCTCACCAGATCCATACTGCAGCGCTTCTACCAGCCCTTCAACCAGCACCTGGCTCAGCTCCTGGACAACCAGGCCTTCCTCTGGACCGACACGTGA